One Hyphomicrobium sp. CS1GBMeth3 DNA segment encodes these proteins:
- a CDS encoding TatD family hydrolase has translation MLVDHHCHLDFPEFAADLDGVVARAKAAGVGTLVTISTRIRKFDQVRAVAERFPDVYCSVGTHPHNADEELDIPASEIIRLAQHPKVVAVGEAGLDYHYKNGTPAAQAQGFRTHIAAARETGLPLEIHTRDADADTLAILEEQHAKGAFPAVLHCYTGGRELAMRAVDLGLYVSFSGVISFKKTEALQEIARDVPLDRILVETDAPFLAPVPYRGKTNEPAFVVHTAATLARIRGISEADVARATTENFFRLYTKARPPVAAEPAAS, from the coding sequence ATGCTCGTTGACCACCACTGCCACCTGGATTTCCCGGAGTTCGCCGCCGACCTCGACGGCGTGGTGGCGCGCGCAAAGGCGGCCGGCGTCGGCACGCTCGTGACGATCTCGACGCGCATCCGCAAGTTCGATCAGGTCCGCGCCGTCGCCGAGCGCTTCCCGGATGTCTACTGCTCGGTGGGCACGCACCCGCACAATGCCGACGAGGAGCTCGACATCCCGGCGAGCGAGATCATCCGCCTCGCGCAGCATCCGAAGGTGGTCGCGGTGGGCGAGGCGGGCCTCGATTATCATTATAAGAACGGCACGCCCGCCGCACAGGCGCAGGGCTTCCGCACTCACATCGCCGCCGCGCGCGAGACGGGACTGCCGCTTGAGATCCATACGCGCGACGCGGACGCCGATACGCTCGCCATCCTCGAGGAGCAGCACGCGAAGGGTGCCTTTCCCGCCGTGCTGCACTGCTACACGGGTGGGCGTGAACTTGCCATGCGTGCCGTCGATCTCGGGCTTTACGTATCGTTCTCGGGCGTCATCAGCTTCAAGAAGACCGAGGCGCTGCAGGAGATCGCCCGCGACGTTCCGCTCGACCGCATCCTGGTCGAGACCGACGCTCCGTTCCTTGCCCCCGTGCCTTACCGCGGCAAGACCAACGAGCCGGCCTTTGTCGTGCACACGGCAGCGACGCTGGCGCGCATCCGCGGCATCTCGGAAGCCGACGTTGCCCGCGCCACGACCGAGAATTTCTTCCGTCTCTACACGAAGGCGCGCCCGCCCGTCGCAGCGGAGCCCGCCGCTTCATGA
- the metG gene encoding methionine--tRNA ligase, translating into MSDRTKFYITTAISYPNGVPHIGHAYEAIATDAIARFERLDGKNVFFLTGTDEHGLKMKQTAAQEGLSPRALADRNAARFVEMVEALGISNDDFIRTTEQRHYEACAEIWRRMDAAGDIYSKKYGGWYSTRQETYYKESETEVRDGQRYETENGTLVEWTEEETFFFRLSAYQDRLLALYEADPDFILPPERKNEVVSFVKSGLEDLSISRTTLDWGIPVPNAPGHVMYVWVDALTNYVTATGLLNTPKGERADFWPANVHLIGKDIIRHHAVYWPAFLMSAGLALPKRIFSHGHVNNKGEKISKSVGNVVDPFDLVKAYGRDQLRYFLLREVMFGQDGNYSPEALANRINADLANNLGNLAQRSLSMIYKNCDGKIPEPGEFTAEDKTILDATDALYAEARAVMDKQAVTRYLDAVWSVIADANRYFAAEEPWAKKKTDPKRMETILYVTAEIVRQFGILAQPAMPELAGKLLDLILPGDDESRVFAKLGAAGRLVPGTPIPEPQGVFPRYVDPKEEQKQQQSAPKQKKAKGEKPQT; encoded by the coding sequence ATGAGCGACCGAACGAAATTCTACATCACCACGGCCATCTCCTATCCTAACGGCGTGCCGCATATCGGGCATGCCTATGAGGCCATCGCCACCGATGCCATCGCGCGCTTCGAGCGCCTCGACGGTAAGAACGTGTTCTTCCTGACCGGCACCGACGAGCACGGGCTCAAGATGAAGCAGACGGCCGCTCAGGAAGGCTTGAGCCCTCGCGCGCTCGCCGACCGCAACGCCGCCCGCTTCGTTGAGATGGTGGAGGCGCTTGGGATCTCGAACGACGATTTTATCCGCACGACAGAGCAGCGCCACTACGAGGCGTGCGCCGAGATCTGGCGGCGCATGGACGCGGCCGGCGACATCTACTCGAAGAAATACGGCGGCTGGTATTCGACGCGCCAGGAGACCTACTACAAGGAAAGCGAGACGGAAGTCCGCGACGGCCAGCGCTACGAGACCGAGAACGGCACGCTCGTCGAGTGGACGGAGGAGGAGACGTTCTTCTTTCGACTTTCCGCTTATCAGGATCGGCTGCTCGCCCTCTACGAGGCCGACCCGGATTTCATCCTGCCGCCCGAGCGCAAGAACGAGGTTGTAAGCTTCGTCAAAAGCGGCCTCGAGGACCTTTCGATCTCGCGCACGACGCTGGATTGGGGCATCCCGGTTCCGAACGCGCCCGGCCACGTCATGTATGTGTGGGTCGACGCGCTGACGAACTATGTCACCGCAACCGGTCTCCTCAACACTCCGAAAGGCGAACGTGCCGATTTCTGGCCGGCCAACGTGCACCTCATCGGCAAGGACATCATTCGCCACCACGCCGTCTATTGGCCGGCCTTCTTGATGTCAGCCGGGCTCGCGCTGCCGAAGCGCATCTTTTCGCACGGGCACGTGAACAACAAAGGCGAGAAGATATCGAAATCGGTCGGCAACGTCGTCGATCCGTTCGACCTTGTCAAAGCCTACGGACGCGATCAGCTGCGCTACTTCCTTTTGCGCGAGGTGATGTTCGGTCAGGACGGCAATTATTCGCCCGAGGCTTTGGCCAACCGCATCAACGCCGATCTCGCCAACAACCTCGGCAACCTGGCTCAGCGCTCGCTGTCGATGATCTACAAGAACTGCGACGGCAAGATACCGGAGCCCGGCGAGTTCACGGCCGAGGACAAGACGATCCTCGACGCGACGGATGCGCTCTACGCCGAAGCGCGCGCGGTGATGGATAAGCAGGCCGTCACGCGCTACCTCGACGCCGTATGGAGCGTCATCGCCGACGCCAACCGCTACTTTGCGGCCGAGGAGCCGTGGGCGAAGAAGAAGACCGATCCCAAGCGCATGGAGACGATCCTCTATGTGACGGCCGAGATCGTGCGCCAGTTCGGCATTTTGGCGCAGCCGGCGATGCCGGAGCTGGCCGGCAAGCTGCTCGATCTTATATTGCCGGGTGACGATGAGAGCCGCGTGTTCGCGAAGCTCGGCGCCGCTGGCCGCCTCGTGCCGGGAACGCCGATCCCCGAGCCGCAAGGCGTGTTCCCGCGCTACGTCGACCCTAAGGAGGAGCAGAAGCAGCAGCAATCTGCCCCGAAGCAGAAGAAGGCAAAGGGCGAGAAGCCGCAGACCTAG
- a CDS encoding DNA polymerase III subunit delta' — MARAPAVQEIEELPEADRLDGFPHPRATHNLYGHEEAERALREAFASGRMHHGWLIAGPEGIGKATLAYRLARHILADPSERAVNTLDVAPEARAARQVLALSHPGLLVIRRAWDTKTKRFPSTIPVDEVRRLKAFLGRTAGDNAWRVVVVDRAEELNVNAANALLKSLEEPPPRTIFLLVTSAPGRLLVTIRSRVRTLDLAPLGDEALRRAVTQAYAESGDEVAGGAPVPSDWERLAHLAEGSVRRLLSLHAAKGLALHDRISAILNGLPTVDWGAVHALGDELSGQAADQRYELFFELLTGAIAHLVAAEARGEGQPSDVAVAARLIGPARLATWAGLWERVAADKAETAALNLDRKALILDVFSRLEAASRT; from the coding sequence ATGGCCCGCGCGCCCGCAGTGCAGGAAATCGAGGAGCTCCCCGAGGCCGACCGCCTCGATGGCTTTCCGCATCCACGTGCGACACACAACCTTTACGGCCACGAGGAGGCTGAGCGCGCTCTACGGGAAGCGTTCGCATCGGGGCGCATGCACCACGGCTGGCTGATCGCTGGACCTGAGGGCATCGGCAAGGCGACGCTCGCCTATCGCTTGGCGCGCCATATCCTCGCCGATCCCTCCGAGCGTGCCGTCAACACGCTCGACGTCGCGCCCGAGGCGCGCGCCGCGCGCCAGGTGCTCGCGTTGTCGCATCCTGGCCTGCTCGTCATCCGCCGCGCCTGGGACACGAAGACCAAGCGTTTTCCCTCAACGATCCCTGTCGATGAGGTGCGGCGCCTGAAAGCCTTTCTCGGCCGCACGGCGGGCGACAATGCATGGCGTGTCGTCGTCGTCGACCGCGCCGAGGAGCTGAATGTCAACGCCGCCAACGCGCTCCTGAAATCGCTCGAGGAGCCGCCGCCGCGCACCATCTTCCTGCTCGTAACGTCCGCGCCGGGCCGCCTGCTGGTCACCATCCGCTCGCGCGTGCGCACGCTCGATCTGGCGCCGCTCGGCGACGAGGCGCTACGCCGTGCGGTGACCCAGGCTTATGCAGAAAGCGGCGACGAGGTTGCCGGCGGCGCGCCAGTCCCGTCCGACTGGGAGCGATTGGCGCACCTCGCGGAGGGCAGCGTGCGCCGGCTGCTGTCATTGCATGCCGCCAAAGGTCTGGCCCTGCACGACCGCATCTCCGCTATCTTGAACGGCTTGCCAACGGTTGACTGGGGAGCTGTCCACGCGCTCGGAGACGAGCTCTCCGGCCAAGCGGCCGACCAGCGCTACGAGCTGTTCTTCGAGCTGTTGACGGGTGCCATCGCCCATCTCGTTGCCGCCGAGGCCCGCGGCGAGGGGCAGCCCAGCGACGTGGCAGTGGCGGCTCGGCTGATCGGGCCGGCGCGGCTTGCCACCTGGGCCGGCTTGTGGGAAAGAGTGGCCGCGGACAAGGCCGAGACCGCGGCCCTGAACCTGGACCGTAAGGCCTTGATCCTGGATGTCTTCTCCCGGCTGGAGGCGGCATCCCGCACCTGA
- the tmk gene encoding dTMP kinase, whose translation MRRGKFITFEGGEGAGKSTQVALLAERLRGAGIETVITREPGGTALGEAIRDVVLQAEPDPVTELLLFAAARAEHVAKVIRPALEHGTWVVSDRFADSTRVYQGVLAGVPQSLIEAVEAGSVAPTFPDLTLILDIPIGEGQRRTEARGALSRFDAADGEYHERLRQAFRDIARAEPQRCLVIDGTKKPDEIGDEVWRAVETRLLAEG comes from the coding sequence ATGAGGCGCGGAAAATTCATCACCTTCGAAGGCGGCGAGGGCGCGGGCAAGTCCACGCAGGTGGCGCTGCTCGCAGAGCGCCTGCGCGGCGCCGGCATCGAGACTGTCATCACCCGCGAGCCGGGCGGCACGGCGCTAGGCGAGGCCATTCGCGACGTGGTGCTCCAAGCCGAGCCGGACCCCGTGACTGAGTTGCTCCTGTTCGCCGCCGCACGCGCCGAGCACGTGGCCAAAGTCATTCGCCCGGCGCTCGAGCACGGGACGTGGGTGGTCTCGGACCGCTTTGCAGATTCGACCCGCGTCTATCAGGGCGTGCTCGCCGGCGTGCCGCAGTCGCTGATCGAGGCCGTCGAGGCCGGGAGCGTCGCGCCGACGTTTCCCGACCTGACGTTGATCCTCGACATACCGATCGGCGAGGGGCAACGGCGCACGGAAGCGCGCGGTGCCCTTTCGCGCTTCGACGCCGCGGACGGCGAGTACCACGAGCGGCTGCGCCAGGCCTTCCGTGACATCGCCCGCGCCGAACCCCAACGCTGCCTCGTCATCGACGGCACGAAGAAGCCCGACGAGATCGGCGACGAGGTCTGGCGCGCCGTCGAGACACGCCTCCTCGCCGAGGGCTGA
- a CDS encoding D-alanyl-D-alanine carboxypeptidase family protein — MRRSLTVAAVLLALASAWAGRAVAQQSGGFSTTARNAILMDFDSGSIIYQKAADQLVSPASMSKLMTLAVLFKALKDGKLKPEDEFQTSEHAWRTGGAPSGTAAMFIPIHNKTPVSELIQGIAVQSGNDAAITVAEGMAGSVDAFAKIMEAEARSIGLEKSTFRNPTGLPHPEHLMTARELAMLARHIIKNYPDQYKVFSQREFQYRRHKFYNRNPLLSADIGVDGMKTGHTREAGYGMVVSAIADGRRLIGVVMGFENEKERQNETRRMLQWGAKSVATAKLFDAGEAVGYARIWGGQDLYVPLTGDGDLEVILPKFPVNQKIRGEIVYEGPIKPPVKKGDQIAMFRVTSTAPGSNEPIAVSETPLYAENDVDEATFYWQGVDSLLHLGLRVLPDVRAMLSR, encoded by the coding sequence ATGAGACGGTCGCTGACGGTCGCCGCTGTGCTGCTGGCCCTGGCCTCGGCCTGGGCCGGGCGCGCCGTGGCGCAGCAGTCGGGCGGCTTCTCGACCACGGCTCGCAACGCCATCCTGATGGATTTCGACTCGGGATCGATCATCTATCAGAAGGCTGCAGACCAGCTTGTGTCGCCCGCGAGCATGAGCAAGCTGATGACGCTCGCCGTGCTGTTCAAGGCGCTGAAGGACGGCAAGCTGAAGCCCGAGGACGAGTTTCAGACCAGCGAGCACGCCTGGCGCACGGGCGGCGCGCCTTCGGGCACCGCCGCCATGTTCATCCCGATCCACAACAAGACGCCAGTCAGCGAGCTGATCCAGGGCATCGCCGTACAGTCGGGCAACGACGCAGCGATCACGGTAGCGGAGGGCATGGCGGGCTCGGTCGACGCATTCGCCAAGATTATGGAAGCGGAAGCGCGCAGCATCGGGCTCGAGAAGTCGACGTTCCGTAACCCCACCGGCTTGCCGCACCCCGAGCACTTGATGACGGCGCGCGAGCTGGCGATGCTCGCCCGCCACATCATCAAGAACTACCCCGACCAGTACAAAGTCTTCAGCCAGCGCGAATTCCAGTATCGCCGGCACAAGTTCTACAACCGCAATCCGCTGCTTTCGGCCGACATAGGTGTCGACGGCATGAAGACGGGCCACACGCGCGAAGCGGGCTACGGCATGGTGGTGTCGGCGATCGCCGACGGGCGCCGGCTGATCGGCGTCGTCATGGGCTTCGAGAACGAAAAGGAGCGCCAGAACGAGACGCGCCGCATGCTTCAGTGGGGCGCCAAGAGCGTTGCCACCGCCAAGCTGTTCGATGCCGGCGAGGCGGTCGGATACGCGCGCATCTGGGGTGGCCAGGACCTCTACGTCCCGCTCACGGGAGATGGCGACCTTGAGGTCATCCTGCCGAAATTTCCCGTGAACCAGAAGATCCGCGGCGAGATCGTCTACGAAGGTCCGATCAAGCCGCCTGTCAAGAAGGGCGACCAGATTGCCATGTTCCGCGTCACCAGCACGGCGCCGGGCAGCAACGAGCCGATCGCCGTCAGCGAGACCCCGCTTTACGCCGAGAACGACGTCGACGAAGCGACGTTCTATTGGCAGGGGGTGGATTCGCTCCTGCACCTCGGGCTGCGCGTGCTGCCGGACGTGCGCGCCATGCTGAGCCGCTAG